The sequence AGGTAAGTACTTGTTGCTAAAGgatctcttaaaaatatatcaaatatttttacatctgAATCTAGGGGAGGTGTCCGTTTTTTACTTTGAATTAACTTTTATGTAAATAATGGAAATCCTTAATGATCTGttcaataagaaaaaataccccaaaagTTTCATGCTTAATGACTAATTTCTTACCTGAAGATAAAAGTGCATTCCAAACATCTTTTTTGGTGCTAGCAAGTACTTGTACAAAGTTAATTTTCAAcagtgaagtgaaaaaaatcctaatgaAATACGTTCCTATTTCTGTGCTGCCATAggaaacatcaaaacaaaacatgggtATATGCCTTAAACAAGCAAAAGCATTGTTTATGTAACTCCAATATATAATGTCTGTCATTGGTATATCATGATCTGTATGTGCCTACTTTATCACCTGACTGGTTTTATCTCACTGTTTGAGATTCTCCTGTAACTTGACATTGCACAACTATTTCTACTTTAATGTTTTGCAGACCTGGGATGCAGCTTTGGCAAGGACGGCCAGGGCATGGGcaaataaatgcctttttaaacATAACACATATTTAAGTGAGAGATATCAATGTCATCCTACTTTTGCATCTGTTGGAGAGAATATTTGGGTTGGAAGTTATCAAATATTTGATGTTCAGACTGCCATTAGAACGTGGTATAATGAGAACAGATTCTACAATTTCTCAGTGCACACATGTGCTAGGTCTTGCAGTCATTACGCTCAGGTAAGAATCATTTTAAGTAAAATGCTATAAACAGTTCTTGTATAGTACCTACCAGATAAATCAGAGACTGTAACTAGTACAGAATTGTGTATGGGGTTTGTAGTGACTGGCAGCTTACTGTCTTCTTTGCCAATCTCAAGCAGTGGCAATAGCGCAAGTTACCCCTATGCTGGTCCACTCTCTTTTATATAAAATCCTGTAATAATAATCTATAATTCTTTCCTGTAGGATTGTCATCACTGAAAGCCTCGCTACTCATTTAATTGTATCAGTACTACATGAACTCTATAAAATAATTGCTCCAAGTTCTCCAACTGCATACCTGCACACTTCTGAATTCTGTAAATTTGGAGTTGCTGTTAGAAGTAAACACAGTAATTGCAGAATGCCTTTGGGAATTCTGTAATAGAAAagttaacaggaaaaaattgtATCCTTTACACATCTAGTAAGAAAggaagaccaaaaaaaagagCATCCGCAACAAAAGAGGCACTTTGCAATACATTTCTGTCAGTGGTAATTCCAACAAACTCAATTCTGTTAAGAATataatgcttttctttgaacacttaatattttaaatggatttatttattgctgtatttaaaaaacaagcatttaaaaacaaactagtATAAGTTATGACCAAacatagaatagaatagaatagaatagttcgGTTAGAAGAGTCCTTCAAAGATCATTTAGTACAATTGCatgacctcttcagggctaaccaaaagtgaAAACGTTATTGAAAGCATTATTCCAAATGCCTCTGGAACATcaacaggcatggggcatcaaccacctcactgggaagcctgttccagtgttggatcaccctcacagtaaagaagtttttccttgTCCAGTCTgagcctcccctggtgcagcttcatgccattcccACATGCTCTGCCATCAGTTACAAGGGAGAAGAGACTGgcacttccctccctcctcaggaagttgtagggACTTGTAATATGAGagttgaaatgttttgttctgcCTTCTACATTCTTCTACATCTTCTAAAGCGAGGCTAGAGAacttgcattttgctttttattgggCAGTAAATCTCTAGAAGATTACAACTAGGTGATATTtcatgaaagtatttttaattttttctctggcacaataaattagaaaaagtgACATAAGAAGGTAGATCCTACCATTTGAAAATTTGTTGTTTGATCTTTTCCTACAGAGAATTTTGGAGGTTTTTGCGTATTTTTCTTGGAGTGATACTGGATTCTAAGCTTACTTTCCCCCAGTTCAGATTGTTTGCTTCTTGCTTGTTCTACATGGTTAAGTACAAACAAAATGGTCATGCCTTTCAGGCAGGAATATGAAGGAAACTaatcactgggaaaaaaaaaaaaaaaaagcaaattacGTGGGTAAAACACCAACGAATATGTAAAAGtacacatttcttaaaaaagtCAATGGGCAAAGACCCTGCATGATCCAGGGGCCACCATGATCTTGGAAGGTTCAGACAAAAAATTGAAAACGGGTACAATTTACAAATCATAAATGGATAGGCTTTGTAGACCTGCCGAGAGAACCATGATCCAGGAATCTCAAAGCAGCGGAAACATGCAAAAATTAGACTGTTAAACCAAGGGCCCTGAAATGCTCAGTCCGTGATCTGGGACTCAGGTAGTATCACATTAAACACTGAAGTCCTTTTCTAAGGAAGATTAGGGCTTCTTAACATAACCACTTCTAGCCGTTAACATTGACAAGATGGAACTTCAGGGGATGTTAATTTTGTCAGTCTGAGATCTGTACTCTTACGTGCTGGGGAGAAAGTGAGAGTAAACCACTTCGTCTTTGCTTTCCAGAAGTGAAAACACAGATCATCCAGATGTTCTAGGTATACAGTTAAAAGTTCTTAACTGAATTCAGTACGGTTTGGTTAGTCATATGCAGGAGGTACAGGAAGAATCTCCCAAGAAAAGGCAGAGGATGCTCAAATTGGAAGCGATAGTAAACCATCTTCACTTAAATTGGGCAGATGACACTGTTTAGTCTGAATTGCACAGTGCTAAAGCTTTCAGACTTGTAGTTACCCTTTACTTGTAGACCATTTCTAGCACACATGAGAAGCCCTTCTTGCACTCCCAAGTTACGAGTGCTTAACGCTCCTATGTAAAGGAGCTGTCAGGTAGTTGCCTCTAATTTCTTTGGAACACAGGCACCGTAAAGTCAGTGATGCTTACTGAGATCGTTCTGCAGAAGATTCTGGAAACTTGCAGCATAGATCACATAATCTTGAGGTATGAAAATTTAAAAGTTCATCTTAAAATGCTTTCctaccagcattttttttatgagaaaacAGATCAGATGTTGCAAAATGAGGGTAATATGTACGGTCTCTTAAAACAACTTGGTATTTCCTAGATATTTGACTAGGTTAGCATCAAGtgtagtttttaatttatttttaaacttttttttaggTTGTTTGGGACGATTCATACAAACTAGgctgtgctgttgttttttgtaaagaaattgCAGGAATAAGAAATGCAGCAAATTTTGTTTGCAACTATGGACCAAGGTGAGTCGCTGTTTTAAATATTGAGAAAGTGAAAGTAATTGTAAAAAAGTTCACTGAAAGTAAATTGGGATTTTCATTTATTGCTATCCTCATAAATGCCATCAGAGAGAGTGATGGTTGTCTGATTTAGTTATCAAGAGAGCCATGACCGCTAGAACATGTATTTGCTTGGTTTTTCTAATCTGTTAACTTTACTGATAAAGTCATTCTGTGCCAATCTTAAGCAAATCCCAAACGCTAGCTTGTGCTCCgcttcattgattttttttttttaatatgaaccagaagaaatgagaaagttGCTGCAAGCAACTGGAATTGGAGCTGGAATTACCTCTTGCAGTTCTGTAATCCTTTTTTTTATGCAGTTTAGCTTTTTATgctgtttcagctttttttttgtatcttcaGAAATGACTTGATAGCAGCCCACTTGTTAGAtcagttgctttttctttttgtgtaaatgagaaaaataaaattatactaccatttctttcccatttaaTAGCTGTAATTGTACCAAGTATTATTTAGGCAttagaaaacactgaaagatcAATGCAAGAAATTGCTAACTGAAACACTAACTCATTTTACAGTTAAATcaatactctgaaaaaaaatacatccagCCAGTACTGTTCCTAAAGCAGTAGGAGCTTGAAAACACAGAGGCagatagtttaaaaaaagtctAATGATAATGCACATTTTATAATTGAGCATGCACATATGCagtctgtttttcatttaaaaaaaaatttgtagATTGTAGACAATTACTTTTTCCTCTAGCAAACTTGGCCACTATGCCAGAGTTCACTTAGTCTGAACTAAACATTTCATTAAGCTTTGCTCTTATCTCTTCCTGTACCTCTATCTCTACTTGTAATTGAATTGTTATTTTGAAACTTGCTGATGTATGgagttttgttattgttttcttcttaaaatctTAACCAAAAATGTTTCCAGTTGCTGATTCAGAATAATGACTAACTGATATCAACAGCAGTCTGTAAAGCCTTGTCAGCTGAGTCTTTTCTAACCTGTAACAACTTGTCATGTTGATAACCTATGCTGTTCTGTGGGTTCTTGACAACTGATAGCTGAGCTGAGTAGCTGtctaaaatcatagaatcatgcaATGGTTTAagttggaagggcccttaaagaccacccagttccgACCCCCTTGCTATGGGCAGGGGTGCCTCCCACTAGAtgaggttgcccagggcctcatccaacctggcccagaacacctccaggaatggggcatccacagctcctctgggcaacctgtttccatgcctcaccacccttagTGCTCAGTTACCTTCCCAGAGAACACTTTCTTCCCTCCACCTTCTTCAGCTACATCATACCAACTCTTATTTCAGTACGTCTTGTATATAGATTAGCTCCTGTATATAAACATAGATGATACAGGGTACACGAGTCTTGGTGCAAGCGATCTCCTTCGATAAAAATTACTTGTCGTGTCAAGGTGAAGAGGGTGACAAAACTGATTGCAATAGACCACAGTCCTGTAAGGGATCTCAATCTGTCCGTTTGTTCCCAGGACTAGGCTATAAGCATAGCATTGCTCCATCTTTTTGAACAGACCATACAGCATAAATGGGATGCTGTGCTTCTCTTCCCTGGTAGTATAGTATGGGCATCCACAATGATGATCTCTGTCTTGCCAGTTTTCCCAGATAAACGTGTAAGTACCTTTTATGAGAATGTGTCATCAGTAAGTACTGCAGGCTAATCTTTGTGCTTAAACATTCAGGTTCCACTGAGATGAAGTACTTAAGCGTGTAAGGATCCCACTATTTTTACTTACTGTTAGACATTCACATGCATTTTGCTGAATGAAGGTTTTGTTTCTAACGGTTATAATTCAACAgcccaaatatatatatatatatatttatttttttgatggGGGGTGTTAAATAATTTGTTATAAGCTATTTGGGAATGTGTCAGCTTTAAAATTTTCCACTCTGAAACCCTTCTCATTTTACCTTGGTTGAAACCAGGCTCTGTTCAGAACATTCTGTTTTAAAGTCATTTATCTGCCAGAGTAAAATTTCAATaaaaagtctgaaagaaaaataatatctttttaAGACTCTTTTCTTCCACATGGACAGAATAATGAGAGTGAAAAGAAGGATTTCAAAGTTATTCCAAGGTTTTTAATGAATTGTGAGCAACTCGTGTTTTCAGTGTATTTACTTCAACACATGATTTACTTGAAAATGAGGCAACCTGTCTCatagaaacttttatttttcctttatagtGGCAATTTTCCAAGAAGACCATATAAAGGAGGAGTACCATGCAGCCAATGTTCAAAAGGGGACATCTGTAGATATAAATTGTGTAGTaagtaaaagcaaatgtaaaatataatatgtaaggaaaaaatagaacCACCTATTAGATAAAGACTTGCAAACTTCGGTTTGCTCCTTGCTGGTGCTCTGGCAGGTCCAATTTGCAGGTAATTGTAAACAATTCCTAGGGCCATTTATATTCACGGAACAAATACATTGTTCATGTTACTGAATTTGGGTCTCAGTGATGATGATGAAGTGTCCATTTGATTATAGACAGGTATAACTCATGATTGCAGTTAAGTGTATTACTTTGCACTGTGATACTTTGCTGACTTCATTAGTCATACCAAAGAAATCAGCATCTACATACTTTTTCAAGTAGTATTTAGCAGATACTCTTGAATAGTCTAATAGGTTTCAGAGACTGCAAAGCTACTAATCAgttgtattaaaattaaaatatggaGATTGCAGTTACTGAATCTGTTGTGACCATTCTGTGTAGCCATACCCAAATTACATTTGAGAATGAGTATAGATGATGCTATACATgggagggaatggcctcaagttgcaccaggggaggtttaggttggaagataggaggcatttcttctcagaaggagtaATTAGGCGTTGGAACGGGtcgcccagggaggtggtggagttacCATcgctgggggtgttcaaggaaaggttggacgtggtgcttagggacatggtttagtgggtgacagtggtggtagggggatgattggaccagatgatcttggaggtcttttccaaccttaacgattctgtgattctatgatatatgAGTATATATGCTATATGTGAGTAGTGAGTATAGCTGACCACTTTGTAAATGGTCACAGTAACAGCAGGAAAGTTGTTCTGCTTCTGTAATTCATGCCAgagttgtaatttttttttttctcaaaagcatGTTGTCTTTCTCACATAGTTATATATGTGTGAGAAGTAAGCACATAACTTAGTTAATTCTTCAGCTATGAAATATTTCCCCCATGGCAATGAATTGTATTTATTCCTTAAACTGGGTAATTCTGTTAACTCTTTATTGATGAGAAAACAAGTTAGAGTCATGAATTGCTAAATATGCATCAAGTTTTAATAGAGTGAAACAGTAAC comes from Anser cygnoides isolate HZ-2024a breed goose chromosome 1, Taihu_goose_T2T_genome, whole genome shotgun sequence and encodes:
- the LOC106046657 gene encoding GLIPR1-like protein 2 isoform X1, producing the protein MGLGLWAAVLALGPVLGAAWIQPVFPGIADKAFVRDCVQAHNEYRRRVLPAASNMRHMTWDAALARTARAWANKCLFKHNTYLSERYQCHPTFASVGENIWVGSYQIFDVQTAIRTWYNENRFYNFSVHTCARSCSHYAQVVWDDSYKLGCAVVFCKEIAGIRNAANFVCNYGPSGNFPRRPYKGGVPCSQCSKGDICRYKLCKNAERDKIIYYSRWHPPWEFRIICDEACVTLIVSRALLMFLVVLIVYFIKKHFTNMHMST
- the LOC106046657 gene encoding GLIPR1-like protein 2 isoform X2 → MGLGLWAAVLALGPVLGAAWIQPVFPGIADKAFVRDCVQAHNEYRRRVLPAASNMRHMTWDAALARTARAWANKCLFKHNTYLSERYQCHPTFASVGENIWVGSYQIFDVQTAIRTWYNENRFYNFSVHTCARSCSHYAQVVWDDSYKLGCAVVFCKEIAGIRNAANFVCNYGPSGNFPRRPYKGGVPCSQCSKGDICRYKLCNYSRWHPPWEFRIICDEACVTLIVSRALLMFLVVLIVYFIKKHFTNMHMST